The following proteins are co-located in the Telopea speciosissima isolate NSW1024214 ecotype Mountain lineage chromosome 9, Tspe_v1, whole genome shotgun sequence genome:
- the LOC122639463 gene encoding glycerol-3-phosphate acyltransferase 1: MVFPLVLLKLADWLLYQFLSIPCYLAGRKIGNYVFFYRNPSLKSSQHASSPFPSVTNCSLECRDSQTLVCDINGTLLRSQSFFPYFMLVAFEGGSIVRAFLLLLSCPLLWVVDHDLKLRVMVFITFCGLRKKDVQSVGRAVMPKFFLENLNLQVYEVLASTGNRVVFTSVPRVMVEWFLKDYLGVSDVVGTELQSVGNYFTGFLSESGLLVKHKALQEFFGDSKPDIGLGSSSPHDHLFISLCKEAYVVNKEEYKKRGSSVMPRERYPKPLIFHDGRLAFLPTPFATLSMFLWLPLGLTLAIFRLCLGIFLPYNLAFKLGNWSGVEIKVKGFINPSKSAKRTKGVLYVCTHRTLLDPVFLSTVLEKPLTAVTYSLSKISEFLAPMKTVRLTRDRKQDGETMQRLLSEGDLVVCPEGTTCREPYLLRFSSLFAELADEIVPVAINTHVSMFYGTTASGFKCLDPFFFLMNPTPSYHIQLLGKVPRELTCAGGRSSFEVANHIQRQLADALGFECTNLTRKDKYMMLAGNEGIVNDKKKIKS; this comes from the exons ATGGTCTTTCCCTTGGTTCTTCTGAAGCTTGCAGATTGGCTCTTGTACCAGTTCTTGTCTATTCCATGCTATCTAGCAGGGAGGAAGATTGGAAACTATGTCTTCTTTTATAGAAACCCATCTCTCAAATCATCACAAcatgcttcttctccattccCAAGTGTGACCAACTGCAGTTTAGAGTGTAGGGATTCTCAAACCTTGGTTTGTGATATTAATGGCACCTTATTGAGGTCTCAgtctttctttccttatttcatgttggTTGCTTTTGAGGGTGGAAGCATTGTCAGAGCTTTTCTATTGCTTCTCTCATGTCCTCTTTTATGGGTTGTGGACCATGACCttaagttgagggtcatggtaTTTATAACCTTTTGTGGACTTAGGAAGAAGGATGTGCAGAGTGTTGGAAGAGCTGTTATGCCCAAGTTTTTCCTTGAAAATCTCAACCTTCAGGTCTATGAGGTGTTGGCTTCAACTGGGAATAGGGTTGTTTTTACTAGTGTCCCTCGAGTGATGGTTGAGTGGTTTCTCAAGGACTATTTAGGGGTAAGTGATGTTGTGGGAACTGAACTGCAGAGTGTTGGGAACTATTTTACTGGTTTCCTATCAGAATCAGGGTTGcttgtgaagcacaaggctcTCCAGGAGTTCTTTGGAGATAGCAAACCTGACATTGGCCTTGGAAGTTCAAGTCCCCATGACCACTTGTTCATCTCTCTTTGCAAG GAAGCATATGTGGTGAATAAGGAAGAGTACAAGAAGAGAGGAAGTTCAGTGATGCCTAGAGAGAGATATCCCAAGCCTCTAATATTCCATGATGGGAGGCTTGCTTTCTTACCCACCCCTTTTGCAACTCTTTCTATGTTCCTATGGCTTCCTCTAGGGTTAACACTTGCCATCTTCAGATTGTGTCTGGGTATCTTTCTCCCTTACAATTTAGCCTTCAAATTGGGTAATTGGAGTGGTGTTGAAATAAAGGTCAAAGGGTTCATTAATCCATCAAAATCagctaaaagaacaaaagggGTTCTCTATGTTTGCACTCACAGAACTCTCTTGGATCCTGTGTTCCTCAGCACAGTATTAGAGAAACCTCTAACTGCAGTCACATACAGCCTTAGCAAAATTTCAGAATTCTTAGCCCCCATGAAGACAGTGAGGTTGACAAGAGATAGGAAACAAGATGGAGAAACAATGCAGAGACTACTAAGTGAAGGAGATCTAGTAGTTTGCCCTGAAGGAACCACATGTAGAGAACCATATCTATTGAGGTTCAGTTCTTTGTTTGCTGAGTTAGCTGATGAGATTGTTCCTGTGGCAATTAATACACATGTCAGCATGTTTTATGGGACAACAGCAAGTGGGTTCAAATGTTTGgacccctttttcttcttgatgaaCCCAACTCCTAGTTACCATATTCAGTTACTCGGGAAGGTTCCAAGAGAGCTAACATGCGCTGGGGGTAGGTCCAGCTTTGAGGTGGCCAACCATATACAGAGACAACTAGCAGATGCTTTGGGATTTGAATGCACAAACTTAACAAGGAAAGACAAGTATATGATGCTTGCAGGGAATGAAGGGATAGTCAATGATAAGAAAAAGATCAAGTCATGA